In a single window of the Luteitalea sp. genome:
- a CDS encoding threonine dehydratase, whose protein sequence is MRPTLHPPTLADVFRARARLNGRLPRTPLLSHPTLVEELGCDIRIKHENHLPTGAFKVRGGLNLVSTLVETDPGMPVITASTGNHGQSMALACRQYGVPCTILVPRGNNPEKNAAMRALGAEVVAYGRDFDEAREELERRAATGTMRYVHSANEPLLIAGVAIYALEIFEELPDVDVIYVPIGGGSGASGLVTVRDVLGSRARIIGVQAAGADAFARSWRTGERVTSTHANTFAEGMATRVTFDLTFGILAKGLADVVTLTEEELADGVRLALRTTHNLAEGAGAAALMAAWKQRDALRGQRVVCVMSGGNLTLPTLARIATS, encoded by the coding sequence ATGAGGCCGACGCTGCACCCTCCGACGCTCGCCGACGTGTTTCGAGCTCGTGCGAGACTCAACGGACGGCTGCCCCGCACGCCGCTGCTGTCGCACCCCACCCTCGTCGAGGAGCTGGGCTGCGACATACGTATCAAGCACGAAAACCATCTCCCGACCGGCGCATTCAAGGTGCGGGGCGGGCTGAATCTCGTGTCGACGTTGGTGGAGACGGATCCAGGCATGCCCGTCATCACGGCGAGCACGGGCAATCATGGGCAGTCGATGGCGCTCGCCTGCCGGCAATACGGCGTGCCCTGCACCATCCTGGTGCCGCGCGGAAACAATCCCGAAAAAAACGCGGCGATGCGTGCCCTCGGCGCCGAGGTGGTCGCATACGGTCGCGACTTCGACGAAGCGCGCGAGGAGCTGGAGCGGCGCGCTGCCACCGGAACCATGCGCTACGTGCACTCGGCCAACGAGCCGCTGCTCATCGCCGGCGTCGCAATCTATGCCCTGGAGATCTTCGAAGAGCTGCCGGATGTCGACGTCATCTACGTGCCTATTGGCGGTGGAAGCGGCGCGTCAGGGCTCGTGACGGTTCGCGACGTCCTCGGCAGCCGTGCGCGCATCATCGGTGTGCAGGCGGCCGGTGCCGACGCGTTCGCCCGGTCGTGGCGGACGGGCGAGCGGGTCACCAGCACGCACGCCAATACGTTTGCCGAAGGCATGGCCACGCGCGTCACGTTCGACCTCACGTTCGGCATTCTTGCCAAGGGCCTCGCAGATGTGGTGACGCTGACCGAGGAGGAGCTGGCGGACGGCGTACGCCTCGCGCTGCGGACGACACACAATCTGGCCGAGGGCGCCGGCGCCGCCGCGCTCATGGCGGCCTGGAAGCAGCGCGACGCGCTGCGCGGACAGCGCGTCGTGTGCGTGATGAGCGGCGGCAACCTGACCCTGCCCACGCTCGCCCGCATCGCCACTTCGTAG
- a CDS encoding FtsX-like permease family protein → MRWLLRFLVSDADRREIESDLAELYEVRRRREGTRAATRWLRRQRVLYPWHLLVDRVRAALPGATTMQHLWRDFRYSLRSLARVPVLSATIVLTVGVGLGATTAMISLVRAILVNPLPYANPGSLVWIYTDNSPYRFSLSVVDYRALEADHSTFSAIAAYQTGDVTVTEGALAERVSAKAVTGSYFPLVGQNAHVGRLFDVADDERGDRSVVLTHAYWARRFGGDASVLGRTLTVDGAGYTILGVLERTAGPLEHDVVLFTVADWATPTRKGPFFTTVLARLRPGVSRAAALDALHATNRRLFPIWRSSYQDEKATWGMLDLKERVVGEIGSILFVVLAAVGCLLLIACANAVNLLIARGLQRSRELAIRGALGASRARILQHVLVEAAALIVGAALVGLAVAAVSLQLVTARGTAYIPRIDEVRLSGAALVWLAGLSLATSIVMGLVPAWHSSRLRVDEALRASGRSTTDGRAARRVRRALVAAEFALATPLLVAGALVLASLDQLIRVPVGIDTARILTAAVSLPSGRYPQDVDRETFWKRALQRVAALPGVEAAALADSRPPDDIGIRNNFDLEDRPTPPGQNQPISPWVAASPELFGTVGLRLEQGRLLDDRSLQEDVVVVDRAWADRFFPGEEVLGRRFRSGGCTSCPWTTVVGVVGNVKWTGLDAPEDGTVYFPFVDLSNAFLVLRTTGDPGTLSQSLRRVMKELDPGLALSSVATGDELVAEALARPRYLSVLIGMFALTALVLSVIGIYGVMAYFVQQHTRDIGIRLALGGDPARVRRMIVLHGLRLVVVGVTVGIGAALVASRLMATVLFDVSATDPLTIVGVAATLVAVALIACLVPAHRAAGVDPAEVLREG, encoded by the coding sequence ATGCGCTGGCTCCTTCGCTTCCTTGTGAGCGACGCCGACCGACGCGAGATCGAGAGCGACCTGGCGGAGCTTTACGAAGTTCGGCGGCGTCGGGAGGGAACTCGCGCCGCCACCCGCTGGTTGCGTCGACAGCGCGTGCTCTATCCCTGGCACCTTCTCGTCGACCGCGTGCGCGCCGCCCTTCCTGGAGCCACCACGATGCAGCATCTCTGGCGGGACTTCCGCTATAGCCTCCGCAGCCTGGCGCGGGTGCCGGTGCTGTCGGCCACGATTGTGCTCACCGTTGGCGTTGGGCTGGGCGCGACTACGGCGATGATCAGCCTCGTTCGGGCAATTCTCGTCAATCCGCTGCCGTACGCCAATCCGGGTTCGCTCGTCTGGATCTATACGGACAACTCACCATATCGCTTTTCTCTGTCGGTCGTGGACTACAGGGCGCTCGAGGCGGACCATTCGACTTTCAGCGCGATCGCAGCGTATCAGACCGGGGACGTTACGGTCACCGAAGGCGCGCTCGCCGAGCGCGTTTCCGCGAAGGCGGTGACAGGGTCGTATTTCCCACTCGTCGGCCAGAACGCGCACGTCGGCCGTCTCTTCGACGTTGCCGATGACGAGCGCGGCGATCGGTCCGTCGTCTTGACCCATGCCTATTGGGCGCGACGTTTCGGAGGCGACGCGTCCGTGCTGGGGCGGACGCTGACGGTTGACGGTGCGGGCTACACGATCCTCGGCGTCCTGGAGAGAACAGCGGGTCCGCTCGAGCACGACGTTGTCCTGTTCACCGTCGCCGACTGGGCGACGCCCACGCGAAAGGGTCCATTCTTCACGACCGTGCTGGCGCGTCTGCGGCCTGGCGTGTCGCGCGCGGCGGCGCTCGACGCGCTACACGCCACCAATCGCCGGCTCTTTCCGATCTGGCGATCGTCGTACCAGGACGAGAAGGCGACCTGGGGCATGCTGGATCTCAAGGAGCGCGTGGTTGGCGAGATCGGTTCGATATTGTTCGTCGTGCTCGCCGCGGTCGGGTGCTTGTTGCTCATCGCCTGCGCGAACGCCGTCAATCTACTGATTGCGCGCGGGTTGCAGCGGAGCCGCGAGCTGGCGATTCGCGGAGCGCTTGGGGCGTCGCGCGCGCGCATTCTGCAGCACGTGCTGGTCGAGGCCGCGGCGCTCATTGTCGGTGCCGCGCTGGTGGGGCTGGCGGTTGCTGCTGTCTCTCTGCAGCTCGTGACCGCGCGCGGCACGGCGTACATCCCGCGCATCGACGAGGTCCGGCTCTCTGGTGCCGCTCTCGTTTGGCTGGCTGGCCTGTCGCTGGCGACGAGCATCGTCATGGGGCTCGTCCCGGCATGGCACAGCTCACGGCTACGGGTGGACGAGGCGCTGAGGGCGAGCGGGCGATCGACGACCGATGGACGTGCGGCGCGCCGCGTACGGCGAGCGCTAGTGGCGGCGGAGTTCGCGCTCGCGACTCCACTCCTCGTGGCCGGCGCCCTCGTGCTTGCGAGCCTCGACCAACTGATCCGTGTCCCTGTCGGGATCGACACGGCGCGCATTCTCACCGCGGCAGTGTCGCTTCCCAGTGGACGCTACCCGCAAGACGTGGATCGAGAGACGTTTTGGAAGCGTGCGCTGCAGCGCGTGGCGGCGCTTCCGGGTGTCGAGGCCGCCGCGCTCGCCGACAGCCGGCCGCCCGACGACATCGGTATCCGGAACAACTTCGATCTCGAAGATCGCCCTACGCCACCCGGTCAAAACCAGCCAATCTCTCCCTGGGTGGCGGCGTCCCCCGAGCTCTTCGGAACCGTCGGCCTTCGTCTCGAACAAGGCCGGCTCCTCGACGATCGCTCCCTTCAAGAGGATGTCGTCGTCGTCGACCGCGCGTGGGCCGACCGATTCTTTCCGGGCGAGGAGGTCTTGGGCCGCCGCTTCCGTAGCGGTGGGTGCACGAGCTGTCCGTGGACCACCGTTGTCGGTGTGGTGGGTAACGTGAAATGGACCGGCCTCGACGCCCCGGAGGACGGCACGGTCTATTTCCCGTTCGTGGATCTCTCGAATGCCTTCCTCGTGCTCCGGACAACCGGCGACCCCGGGACCTTGTCGCAGTCCCTACGCCGGGTGATGAAGGAGCTGGACCCGGGCCTCGCGCTCTCGAGCGTGGCCACGGGCGACGAGCTGGTCGCTGAGGCGCTCGCGAGGCCCCGCTATCTCAGCGTGCTCATCGGCATGTTTGCGCTCACGGCGCTCGTGTTGTCCGTCATCGGCATCTACGGGGTCATGGCCTACTTCGTCCAGCAGCACACACGCGACATCGGGATCCGGCTCGCGCTCGGGGGCGATCCCGCCCGCGTCCGCCGCATGATCGTCCTGCACGGGCTGCGGTTGGTCGTGGTAGGCGTGACGGTTGGCATTGGAGCCGCGCTCGTCGCCAGTCGCTTGATGGCGACCGTCCTCTTTGACGTGAGCGCCACAGATCCACTGACGATCGTTGGCGTGGCAGCGACGCTCGTGGCCGTCGCGCTCATAGCGTGCCTCGTGCCGGCGCACCGTGCGGCCGGCGTCGATCCGGCGGAGGTTCTGAGGGAGGGTTAG
- a CDS encoding PadR family transcriptional regulator: MSTHALQNFELHVLVAMLRERGETYSVPLVLELEKRIGRPVSQAAVFIALKRLEQKGLVTSRLDEPASGRVRRYFKVTKQGLAAVEAQRVEHVRLWRGLERVLRVHKA; this comes from the coding sequence ATGTCGACGCACGCGCTCCAGAACTTCGAGCTGCATGTGCTCGTGGCCATGCTCCGCGAGAGAGGCGAGACCTACAGCGTGCCGCTCGTGCTCGAGCTCGAGAAGCGCATCGGTCGGCCGGTCTCCCAAGCGGCGGTCTTCATCGCCCTGAAGCGGCTCGAGCAGAAGGGACTCGTGACGTCGCGCCTCGACGAGCCGGCGAGTGGCCGGGTCCGCCGCTACTTCAAGGTCACGAAACAGGGCCTCGCCGCAGTGGAAGCCCAACGCGTCGAGCACGTCCGCCTCTGGCGGGGCCTCGAGCGCGTGCTGAGAGTACACAAGGCCTGA
- a CDS encoding damage-inducible protein DinB, translated as MVDHFRMLARYNRVANERLYDACAALSDGEYRRERPGSFGSIHRLLNHLLLGDRIWMDRFHGQGAETPPLGAILFDELVDLRSARVREDDRIIRFFDALDEGFLARSLDYVNYLGRHYVDEVPVAVAHFFNHQAHHRGQVHVMLSQASIAPPNLDLHRIINP; from the coding sequence ATGGTGGATCACTTCAGAATGCTCGCTCGATACAATCGCGTGGCGAACGAGCGGTTGTACGACGCCTGTGCGGCTTTGAGTGATGGGGAGTACCGCAGGGAGCGGCCCGGCTCGTTCGGCAGCATCCATCGTCTTCTCAATCACCTGTTGCTTGGTGACCGCATTTGGATGGATCGATTCCACGGCCAGGGCGCGGAGACGCCACCGTTGGGCGCCATTCTCTTTGACGAGCTGGTCGATTTACGTTCCGCTCGCGTCCGGGAAGATGATCGAATCATCCGCTTCTTCGACGCTCTCGATGAAGGCTTCCTGGCCCGCTCTCTGGACTATGTGAACTATCTTGGGCGCCACTACGTGGACGAGGTTCCGGTTGCGGTGGCACACTTCTTCAACCACCAGGCCCATCACCGCGGCCAAGTGCACGTGATGCTCAGTCAGGCGTCGATTGCGCCACCAAATCTCGACCTCCATCGAATCATCAACCCCTGA